From Nocardioides daedukensis, the proteins below share one genomic window:
- a CDS encoding enoyl-CoA hydratase family protein has protein sequence MPITSELREDHVRVITMAYPPVNALPVQGWFDVATALDEASRDMNTHAVVLRAEGKGFNAGVDIKEMQNTTGFDALIGANKGCFAAFKAVYECAVPVVAAVNGFCVGGGVGLVGNADCVVASDDAFFGVPEVNQGALGAATHMARLVPQHLMRSLYFTARTIKAVDLVQHGSVLEVVPRDRLDEAALAVAGEIAAKDTRVIRAAKEALNGIDPIDVNKSYRFEQGFTMELNLMGVSDELRDEFAGTEKAGNTK, from the coding sequence ATGCCGATCACCTCAGAGCTTCGCGAGGACCACGTCCGCGTCATCACGATGGCCTACCCGCCGGTCAATGCGTTGCCGGTACAGGGTTGGTTCGATGTCGCAACAGCCCTCGACGAGGCCAGCCGCGACATGAACACGCATGCCGTGGTCCTGCGCGCGGAGGGCAAGGGTTTCAACGCCGGCGTCGACATCAAGGAGATGCAGAACACCACGGGCTTCGACGCGCTCATCGGTGCCAACAAGGGTTGCTTCGCCGCCTTCAAGGCCGTCTATGAGTGTGCGGTGCCGGTCGTCGCAGCCGTCAACGGCTTCTGCGTCGGCGGCGGCGTCGGCCTGGTCGGCAATGCCGACTGTGTCGTCGCCAGTGACGATGCGTTCTTCGGTGTCCCGGAGGTGAACCAAGGTGCCCTCGGCGCCGCCACCCACATGGCCCGCCTGGTTCCGCAGCACCTGATGCGCTCGCTCTACTTCACGGCCCGGACCATCAAGGCCGTCGACCTGGTGCAGCACGGGTCCGTCCTCGAGGTGGTCCCCCGTGACCGTCTCGACGAGGCCGCGCTCGCCGTGGCCGGCGAGATCGCCGCCAAGGACACGCGCGTCATTCGCGCGGCCAAGGAGGCCCTCAACGGCATCGACCCGATCGACGTCAACAAGAGCTATCGCTTCGAGCAGGGCTTCACGATGGAGCTCAATCTCATGGGCGTGTCCGATGAACTGCGCGATGAATTCGCCGGGACCGAGAAGGCAGGGAACACCAAGTGA